The Narcine bancroftii isolate sNarBan1 chromosome 11, sNarBan1.hap1, whole genome shotgun sequence genome has a window encoding:
- the LOC138745482 gene encoding growth arrest-specific protein 1 encodes MLRAVGLSWYSLAILTCFGSAAGAQPVCWQALLRCQQEKDCKWAYSQYSAACEPFLKGLRRHCPSHCIGALVKLNQTQNGPDLENCDCDQDVQCRRAKRAIEPCMPRRYTGESDLGCTQARQRCEDESVCHGAMKDYLSNCGQLFNGRRCSPLCRETIHYLLSIPNGILLNTCVCDGVERPFCEVVKENIQKFCSISSHSVLTASPDSEENYEYDDYEINRTDLRPQQRDRASSLSAIHTRYHLLLVLLPGLWLL; translated from the coding sequence ATGCTCCGGGCAGTCGGACTGAGCTGGTACTCTTTGGCGATACTGACTTGCTTCGGGTCGGCGGCCGGGGCTCAGCCCGTGTGCTGGCAGGCTCTGCTCCGCTGTCAGCAGGAGAAAGACTGCAAGTGGGCTTACAGTCAGTACAGCGCCGCTTGCGAACCCTTCCTGAAGGGCTTGAGGCGACACTGCCCGAGTCATTGCATCGGCGCCCTGGTCAAGCTCAACCAGACTCAGAACGGGCCGGACCTGGAGAACTGTGACTGCGACCAGGACGTGCAGTGCAGGCGGGCCAAGCGAGCGATCGAGCCGTGCATGCCCAGGAGGTACACGGGCGAGTCGGACCTGGGCTGCACCCAGGCCAGGCAACGATGCGAGGACGAGTCGGTGTGTCACGGCGCGATGAAGGACTACCTGTCCAACTGTGGGCAGCTTTTCAACGGCAGGAGGTGCAGCCCGTTGTGCAGGGAGACCATCCACTACCTGCTCTCCATCCCCAATGGGATCCTACTGAACACGTGTGTCTGCGATGGGGTGGAAAGACCCTTCTGCGAAGTAGTTAAGGAGAACATTCAGAAATTCTGTTCCATCAGTAGTCACTCGGTCCTGACGGCCAGTCCAGACTCAGAGGAAAATTATGAATACGACGATTACGAAATAAACAGGACGGATTTAAGGCCGCAGCAAAGGGACCGGGCGTCCAGCCTCTCTGCAATACACACGCGCTACCACCTCCTCCTCGTCCTGCTCCCGGGCTTGTGGCTTCTATAA
- the LOC138745483 gene encoding uncharacterized protein — protein MPSAPFRVLVPMPLARNVEYFSHFPEICHSGESCRKVPRRHQNFHRPIHHGGRVTPSRTSSIGGVLSKNPLSSWTPHHPGHAWVNAHSGRKVQEPEEEHKDSFYPAAIRILNEKVREPEDEHKDSFYPAAIRILNEKVQEPEEEHKDSFYPAAIRILNEKVQEPEEERKDSFYPAAIRILNEKVQEPEDERKDSFYPAAIRILNEKVQEPEDERNDSFYPAAIRILNEKVQEPEDERKDSFYPAAIRILNE, from the exons atgccctcagcaccctttcgaGTCCTGGTTCCAATGCCTTTAGCGAG GAATGTGGAATATTTTTCCCACTTCCCGGAAATTTGCCACAGTGGAGAATCTTGCAGAAAAG TTCCCCGAAGGCATCAGAATTTCCATCGCCCAATCCATCACGGGGGACgagtcactccatcgaggacatcttcaaTAGGCGGGGTCTTAAGCAAGAACCCTCTATCCTCgtggaccccccaccacccaggccatgcctggGTGAATGCTCACTctgggagaaaggtacaggagcctgaagaggagcacaaggacagcttctaccccgctgccatcagaatcctgaatgaaaaggtacgggagcctgaagacgagcacaaggacagcttctaccccgctgccatcagaatcctgaatgaaaaggtacaggagcctgaagaggagcacaaggacagcttctaccccgctgccatcagaatcctgaatgaaaaggtacaggagcctgaagaggagcgcaaggacagcttctaccccgctgccatcagaatcctgaatgaaaaggtacaggagcctgaagacgagcgcaaggacagcttctaccccgctgccatcagaatcctgaatgaaaaggtacaggagcctgaagacgagcgcaatgacagcttctaccccgctgccatcagaatcctgaatgaaaaggttcaggagcctgaagacgagcgcaaggacagcttctaccccgctgccatcagaatcctgaatgaatAG